A single genomic interval of Aureliella helgolandensis harbors:
- a CDS encoding dihydrodipicolinate synthase family protein, with protein sequence MQSTMDGIYTPNITPIDAKGRVDEDKLCGYVDWLIEKGVHGLYPNGSTGEFTRFTAPERRRIIEVLCAHVGNRVPILAGAAEANVRETIDACETYGAMGVRAVAIVAPFYYKLSQEAVFQYFKEIADAVSVDVTLYNIPLFASPIDVATVRRLALECPRVVGIKDSSGDIPHMMRMIATVRPLRPEFSFLTGWDAALAPMFMIGCNGGTNATSGVVPELTRAIYEACQRGQWDRAMQLQYRLLPLFDAMIGQPEFPEGFRRGALTRGWDLGRSRQPISPEQMATAQKTQEQLSQILSELGNWLPELEPAAQTAPAGNAEAGSSAASDHFIEQVVREVMQQLKG encoded by the coding sequence ATGCAATCAACGATGGACGGCATTTACACCCCCAACATTACCCCCATCGATGCCAAGGGGCGTGTCGACGAAGACAAGCTCTGTGGATACGTCGACTGGCTGATTGAGAAAGGGGTGCATGGCTTGTACCCCAACGGATCAACGGGCGAGTTCACCCGCTTCACCGCCCCCGAACGCCGCAGGATCATTGAAGTCCTGTGCGCCCATGTGGGGAATCGAGTGCCAATCTTGGCGGGTGCCGCAGAAGCCAACGTGCGCGAAACGATTGATGCCTGCGAAACCTACGGTGCAATGGGAGTCCGAGCGGTGGCAATCGTCGCTCCCTTCTATTACAAGCTGAGCCAAGAAGCGGTCTTCCAGTATTTTAAGGAAATTGCCGATGCCGTTTCGGTCGATGTGACGCTCTACAACATTCCGCTGTTCGCTTCCCCCATTGATGTGGCCACCGTCCGCCGCCTAGCACTTGAATGTCCGCGTGTGGTGGGCATTAAGGATAGCTCTGGAGATATCCCGCACATGATGCGGATGATCGCCACCGTCCGACCGCTACGTCCTGAATTCTCCTTCTTAACCGGCTGGGACGCAGCCCTGGCACCGATGTTTATGATCGGCTGCAACGGTGGCACGAATGCAACCAGCGGCGTGGTGCCAGAGTTGACGCGCGCCATTTACGAAGCCTGCCAACGCGGACAATGGGACCGAGCGATGCAACTCCAGTATCGCTTGCTGCCGCTCTTTGATGCCATGATCGGTCAACCAGAATTCCCCGAAGGCTTTCGCCGTGGTGCGTTGACTCGCGGCTGGGATCTGGGACGCAGTCGCCAACCGATCTCTCCCGAGCAAATGGCAACCGCTCAGAAAACGCAAGAACAGTTGTCGCAAATCCTGAGCGAGCTGGGAAACTGGTTGCCAGAACTGGAGCCTGCGGCGCAGACGGCCCCTGCCGGAAATGCGGAGGCGGGAAGCTCAGCAGCCTCCGACCATTTCATCGAACAAGTGGTCCGAGAAGTGATGCAGCAATTGAAGGGATGA
- a CDS encoding vWA domain-containing protein, which translates to MVQVAGRHRREDLRAGNTVAFLVSLVIHVTLLLALACWVYTAGKPSEGLLLTAEIGQSTDTKISLLPDEELPVAEFETTVLPVEPQFVLDVKLDGMIEVPEVGGADQQAVSAALTSVSVRDVARGLEEASSGRGASFFGAKAYGDRFVFVLDSSHSMKGDRWLYACNQLIDSLNGLSSGQEFFVLCFDAETTFLFNQQPARSKYYRADRETVARVKRWLRSRTLGRATMPAEALQYALTFSPDAIFLLSDGELQDDTLSRLKRLNGFSSSRRQIPIHTVHLFSAKGRGTLRRIARENSGSFTPVVGH; encoded by the coding sequence ATGGTACAAGTTGCAGGAAGACACCGACGGGAGGATTTACGCGCGGGGAATACCGTCGCATTTCTCGTCAGTCTTGTCATCCATGTGACTCTCCTCTTGGCCCTCGCATGTTGGGTTTACACGGCTGGGAAGCCGAGTGAGGGCTTGCTGCTGACTGCAGAGATTGGGCAGTCGACCGACACGAAGATCTCGCTGTTGCCTGACGAAGAGTTACCGGTGGCGGAGTTCGAAACTACCGTATTGCCAGTGGAGCCTCAGTTTGTCCTGGACGTCAAATTAGACGGCATGATTGAGGTGCCTGAAGTCGGGGGAGCCGATCAGCAAGCGGTTTCGGCGGCTCTCACTAGTGTTTCTGTGCGCGATGTTGCGCGGGGCTTGGAGGAGGCGAGTAGTGGGCGTGGTGCGAGTTTTTTTGGCGCCAAAGCATACGGCGACCGATTCGTCTTCGTGCTGGACAGTTCGCACAGCATGAAAGGGGATCGCTGGCTTTACGCCTGCAATCAGCTCATCGACAGCCTCAATGGATTGAGCTCTGGCCAAGAGTTTTTTGTTCTCTGTTTTGACGCGGAGACCACATTTCTGTTTAACCAGCAGCCCGCCAGGTCGAAGTACTACAGGGCAGACCGAGAGACGGTTGCCCGCGTCAAACGCTGGTTACGCTCTCGGACTTTGGGGAGAGCGACGATGCCTGCCGAGGCGCTGCAATATGCGCTGACATTCAGCCCGGACGCGATATTCTTGCTGTCCGATGGAGAGCTGCAAGACGATACCTTGTCCAGATTGAAGCGGCTCAATGGATTTTCCTCCTCGCGGAGGCAGATTCCCATTCACACGGTTCATCTGTTCAGTGCAAAGGGGCGTGGCACATTGCGGCGAATTGCTCGGGAAAACAGCGGGTCGTTCACACCGGTGGTTGGGCACTAG
- a CDS encoding vWA domain-containing protein encodes MATKRTASRRMPFLMPPLLSQPRGAPASEDEALLAQGADALEALTQEAVAARAEADRLALEILLARATKGDVQPLRTWLQSHSEPLPEHLGSREVGSNGAGANGAGANGRPSGLQGESGEAEALAGGGWAQLEKHAVERLRQREEALPLAEEPPHAVPANAAFPDPPLERAAAAVPNAKSCTENALQPGPKKWRQVPPGKQAAAKSSPDRQPGRAARPPAGAALNPPAMPSSVAPTILEKPRVGRRPPGAAAEGSLQAGREKERGTRIDRGRECGEKGCGEKEARGSTVVEPRQLVLKRWKIRGLVVSALAHLVLILLLGFITLKLPSQAASLALESAPVEVSEPTMEMSSPREVAEPEVDSPAESTAEASLDVVESFEGLEVSLTDSLSGLADTQSQVTSLAAMTGLAASGTGIPNHSGASFYGASASGNCFCFVIDGSGSMRGGPWDAAKGELMRSIAGMKREQRFYIIFYNRELSAIPLPGERTPSPRALYATPENIEHAQRWLEVQRIGIGAPPDDALQFAIDKEPDAIYLLTDGDTTMDVARFLREINRVDDLLGNPQILVPIHTIAFYSSKGQQLLRSIAQENRGQYIYVPDPRKGIGR; translated from the coding sequence ATGGCAACCAAGCGCACGGCGAGCCGTCGAATGCCCTTCTTGATGCCCCCCCTTCTCAGCCAGCCAAGGGGAGCGCCAGCCAGTGAAGACGAAGCTTTGCTAGCACAGGGCGCCGACGCGCTCGAAGCTTTAACCCAAGAAGCGGTTGCAGCTCGAGCGGAAGCCGATCGCTTAGCGCTGGAGATATTGCTAGCACGCGCCACGAAGGGGGATGTGCAACCGCTTCGAACCTGGTTGCAATCTCACTCAGAACCATTACCGGAGCATCTGGGGAGCAGGGAGGTCGGATCGAATGGGGCTGGGGCGAATGGGGCTGGGGCGAATGGGCGGCCGAGCGGTCTCCAGGGGGAGTCTGGTGAGGCGGAGGCACTCGCGGGGGGCGGTTGGGCACAGTTGGAAAAGCACGCGGTTGAGCGATTGCGGCAACGCGAGGAGGCGTTGCCGCTGGCAGAAGAGCCGCCCCATGCGGTTCCCGCAAACGCAGCCTTTCCCGATCCACCCCTGGAACGCGCTGCTGCCGCTGTGCCGAATGCAAAAAGCTGTACCGAGAACGCTCTGCAGCCCGGCCCAAAGAAGTGGCGTCAGGTACCACCCGGGAAGCAGGCCGCCGCAAAGTCATCCCCTGACAGACAACCAGGGAGGGCAGCGCGGCCGCCAGCAGGTGCGGCCCTCAATCCTCCGGCCATGCCATCTTCGGTAGCCCCCACAATTCTGGAGAAGCCTCGAGTTGGGAGACGCCCGCCAGGGGCCGCTGCTGAAGGCTCCCTTCAGGCAGGCCGTGAGAAGGAACGCGGCACCAGAATCGATCGAGGCAGGGAGTGCGGTGAGAAAGGGTGCGGTGAGAAAGAGGCTCGGGGCAGCACTGTGGTAGAACCGCGGCAGCTCGTGCTCAAGCGCTGGAAGATTAGAGGCTTGGTGGTTAGTGCCCTGGCCCATCTGGTTCTGATTCTATTGCTGGGATTCATTACCCTGAAGCTACCGTCGCAGGCGGCGAGCCTGGCGTTGGAATCGGCGCCGGTCGAGGTATCCGAGCCTACGATGGAAATGAGTTCACCGAGGGAGGTTGCAGAGCCGGAGGTGGATTCCCCGGCAGAGTCAACGGCTGAGGCCTCTCTGGACGTGGTGGAGAGTTTCGAGGGGCTGGAGGTGAGTTTGACCGATTCCCTCAGCGGACTGGCCGATACGCAGTCGCAAGTTACGTCGCTTGCAGCCATGACGGGCTTGGCCGCTTCCGGAACGGGAATCCCGAACCATTCGGGGGCCAGTTTCTATGGCGCGTCCGCCAGTGGGAATTGCTTCTGTTTCGTGATCGACGGTTCGGGAAGCATGCGAGGTGGCCCCTGGGATGCAGCCAAGGGGGAGTTGATGAGATCGATCGCAGGCATGAAACGCGAGCAGCGATTTTATATCATTTTCTACAACCGGGAATTGTCAGCGATTCCGTTGCCAGGAGAACGCACTCCTTCACCTCGCGCGCTCTACGCAACTCCCGAGAATATCGAACACGCCCAACGCTGGTTGGAAGTCCAGCGCATCGGAATAGGCGCACCTCCCGATGATGCCCTGCAATTTGCGATCGACAAAGAACCAGATGCCATCTACCTGCTGACTGATGGGGATACGACTATGGATGTAGCTCGTTTCTTGCGCGAGATAAACCGTGTCGATGACCTACTGGGAAACCCACAAATTCTCGTTCCCATTCATACGATTGCCTTCTACTCTTCGAAGGGGCAGCAACTCTTGAGGAGTATCGCCCAAGAGAATCGAGGCCAGTACATTTACGTGCCTGACCCTCGCAAGGGCATCGGGCGTTAG